From one Bacteroidota bacterium genomic stretch:
- a CDS encoding T9SS type A sorting domain-containing protein, with translation MSWTRYDFVAPPLTGIAMLNDSVVLACADGNIYRTTTGGLPSGVPPQPMIDLSVQVYPNPTPGASTIQYVLPSATTVSCTFTDARGVIVSSTAPQIQDAGTHTQPFDGTLLPNGVYYFTLSTTQGRATGSITVQR, from the coding sequence ATGAGTTGGACACGGTACGACTTTGTGGCACCGCCATTGACAGGGATTGCGATGCTTAACGATAGCGTAGTGTTGGCCTGCGCGGATGGGAACATCTACCGAACGACCACCGGCGGTCTCCCATCGGGTGTGCCACCGCAACCAATGATCGATCTGAGTGTCCAGGTCTATCCAAACCCCACTCCGGGGGCTTCCACGATTCAGTATGTGCTGCCTTCGGCGACTACGGTCTCGTGTACCTTCACCGATGCGCGAGGCGTTATCGTCTCCAGCACCGCTCCACAAATTCAGGATGCCGGAACGCACACACAGCCGTTCGACGGGACGTTGCTTCCGAATGGAGTGTATTATTTCACCTTGTCCACCACGCAAGGTAGAGCTACCGGTTCGATCACGGTCCAACGATAA
- a CDS encoding methyltransferase domain-containing protein → MIKASLIGHTIEVFAKFTERPTLPSDIIIRDFFRDRKYLGSTDRRFIGEVYFGTIKHYLRLEAVAQDALKTKFNHPQLVVSAYLLAFKNERPPELQKIIETLGNSFARTYPLDVFEKMADRKREERRLKQLKPAERLALYYSFPIWFAEVLEKDYGPDQVEPILRSLNEEAPTVLRANRIFVGRDELKKELDDLGIQTTTSAIAEDALILSKRLNVWDLKPFKQGHLEVQDEGSQLVAPFAKITSNRIRVLDACAGAGGKSLHFASLLKSHGEIFSTDVDSRKLDEMRKRVVRSNAQNIRIVKPDKQDAMLGPKVFGTFDVVLLDVPCSGTGTIRRNPSIKWRLSDEMHDELIAKQRSILERNAPYVKSRGVLLYSTCSLLRSESEDQVRWFTELHPEFTLEEERRVRPDIEGADGFFVARLRRA, encoded by the coding sequence ATGATCAAGGCGAGTCTCATCGGACATACCATCGAGGTATTTGCGAAGTTTACCGAACGACCGACGCTGCCGTCGGATATTATCATTCGCGATTTTTTTCGCGACCGAAAATATCTCGGCTCGACGGATCGCCGTTTTATCGGTGAAGTCTATTTCGGAACGATCAAACATTATCTGCGGCTCGAAGCAGTGGCCCAGGATGCACTGAAGACGAAGTTCAATCATCCACAGCTTGTCGTTTCCGCATATCTGCTGGCCTTCAAAAACGAACGGCCGCCGGAGTTGCAGAAAATTATCGAGACGCTCGGCAACAGTTTCGCTCGTACCTATCCGCTCGATGTCTTCGAGAAGATGGCAGACCGTAAACGCGAAGAGCGACGCCTGAAGCAACTCAAACCTGCCGAACGGCTCGCACTCTACTATTCCTTCCCGATCTGGTTTGCTGAAGTGCTCGAGAAGGATTACGGCCCCGATCAGGTCGAGCCGATCCTGCGATCGCTCAACGAAGAGGCGCCGACCGTCTTACGAGCCAATCGCATCTTCGTTGGCCGCGACGAACTCAAGAAGGAGCTCGATGATCTCGGTATCCAAACAACGACGTCAGCTATTGCCGAGGATGCGTTGATCCTCTCCAAACGTCTCAATGTCTGGGACCTCAAGCCGTTCAAGCAAGGACATCTCGAAGTGCAGGACGAAGGCAGCCAGCTTGTCGCGCCGTTTGCGAAGATCACCTCGAATCGTATTCGCGTCCTCGATGCATGTGCCGGGGCGGGGGGGAAGTCGCTGCACTTTGCCAGTTTGCTTAAGAGTCACGGTGAGATATTTTCGACCGATGTCGATTCCCGTAAGCTCGACGAGATGCGGAAACGAGTCGTGCGAAGTAATGCGCAGAATATCCGCATTGTCAAACCCGACAAACAAGATGCGATGCTCGGCCCGAAGGTGTTCGGGACGTTCGATGTCGTTCTGCTCGACGTACCGTGTAGCGGTACCGGGACCATCCGCCGCAACCCGAGCATCAAGTGGCGTCTGAGCGATGAGATGCATGACGAACTGATCGCCAAGCAACGTAGTATTCTCGAACGAAATGCACCGTACGTCAAATCGCGCGGCGTACTGCTATATTCAACGTGTTCGCTGCTGAGAAGCGAAAGTGAAGATCAAGTTCGCTGGTTCACCGAACTCCATCCCGAGTTTACGCTGGAAGAAGAACGCCGTGTTCGTCCGGATATCGAAGGGGCAGACGGATTTTTCGTGGCTCGTCTGCGACGGGCCTGA
- the tsaD gene encoding tRNA (adenosine(37)-N6)-threonylcarbamoyltransferase complex transferase subunit TsaD, whose amino-acid sequence MPTEGIVLGIESSCDETSAAVLRGGELASVVISSQLFHSQYGGVIPELASRAHLKTIVPIVEEALAKASLHTSDLTAIAVTNAPGLLGALLVGTNFAKGLSMSLGVPLVGVHHIEAHIFSALLEHERPELPFLALVVSGGHTLLVVVENIGTYRIIGKTLDDAAGEAFDKVGKMLGLGYPAGPVIDNLSNEGDDSFVSFPRPMMHDDSYDFSFSGIKTSVLYYLRDNPDVIAAHLHDIAASFQRAVVDVLVAKTLRAAKEFGLRDIVCVGGVSANSLLRSELQKAVEKCNRRFLTTRPLLSTDNAAMIAMLGALKLAAGERAPLSLTAQARATLPG is encoded by the coding sequence ATTCCAACTGAGGGCATCGTTCTCGGCATCGAGAGCTCGTGCGATGAAACGAGTGCGGCCGTGCTGCGCGGCGGCGAACTGGCATCGGTTGTGATATCGTCGCAGCTATTTCATTCACAGTATGGCGGTGTTATTCCCGAGCTTGCATCGCGCGCGCATTTGAAGACAATCGTACCGATCGTCGAAGAAGCGCTTGCGAAGGCCTCGCTGCATACGTCGGATCTGACTGCCATTGCTGTGACGAATGCCCCGGGGCTTCTCGGTGCGCTGCTCGTGGGGACAAATTTTGCGAAGGGACTTTCGATGTCGCTCGGTGTCCCGCTTGTCGGCGTGCATCATATCGAAGCGCATATCTTTAGTGCGTTGCTTGAACACGAACGACCCGAACTGCCATTTCTTGCGCTTGTCGTGAGCGGAGGTCATACGCTGCTTGTCGTGGTCGAGAATATCGGCACGTACCGTATTATCGGCAAAACACTTGACGATGCGGCGGGCGAAGCATTCGATAAAGTCGGCAAGATGCTGGGCCTCGGATATCCAGCAGGCCCGGTGATCGACAACCTTTCAAACGAAGGCGACGACTCCTTCGTCTCGTTTCCGAGGCCAATGATGCATGATGACTCGTATGATTTTAGTTTTAGCGGCATCAAGACGTCGGTCTTGTATTATCTTCGGGACAATCCTGATGTTATTGCAGCGCATCTTCACGATATTGCTGCATCGTTTCAGCGGGCGGTCGTCGATGTGCTGGTTGCCAAGACGTTACGAGCGGCGAAGGAATTTGGCCTGCGCGATATTGTCTGCGTCGGGGGCGTCAGTGCGAACAGCTTGCTACGCTCGGAGTTACAGAAAGCGGTAGAGAAGTGCAATCGACGCTTCCTTACCACACGGCCATTACTCTCGACCGATAATGCGGCAATGATAGCGATGCTCGGCGCGTTAAAACTTGCCGCCGGCGAGCGTGCCCCACTCTCACTAACCGCGCAAGCCCGAGCTACATTACCCGGATGA
- a CDS encoding excinuclease ABC subunit C, producing MAVTIDDIRLEEKLEGLPKNPGVYQYKNAAGKVIYVGKAKNLKNRVRSYFQNYRRGAGDAKLRALVEKIADVELILTDSDVEALILENTLIKKLKPRYNVNLRDDKTYPWVCITNEPYPKVFPTRRKRHDGSKYFGPYTDGTMLHYVLRTLRDIFPLRTCEYAIDADFIARKRARVCLEYHIKRCEGPCEGLVSQESYAAMIKKVRQFLAGRTRDLEKALREEMHRHAEEMRFEEAAKVRDQITILAEYSNKQKVLSEEHTDRDIFATSADDDDACGVVFKVRDGKLVGKQQFFFTGTEGKNEQEILEALLERFYSTTDYIPEEIFLPVELEDTETVEKWLARRSRELSNDEDAGAMKPPKLIVPKIGDKVKLVAMAATNAKFLLGEIKIQKLKQSDFTPHAVKALQRDLHLSKLPKHIECFDNSHLQGTEYVSSMVYFENGKPKKNEYRKYKLRTIEGNDDFAAMREVVMRRYGRLLDENAELPDLIIIDGGKGQLSSAYEVLSGLGLKDIPVIGLAKRLEEVFTVGSSESILLPRTSSSLKLLQHIRDEAHNFAITYHRVLREKRTIRTELMQIPGIGKKTAMKLLEVFGSVDGVRHTSEPELVSAVGLKATKQIIQYFKEQEAIARAHSDHDSN from the coding sequence CTGGCGGTGACGATTGACGACATCCGCCTTGAGGAAAAGCTCGAAGGGCTGCCGAAGAACCCCGGTGTGTACCAGTACAAGAACGCCGCTGGCAAAGTCATCTATGTCGGCAAGGCAAAGAATCTGAAGAATCGCGTCCGTTCCTATTTTCAAAACTATCGTCGCGGCGCAGGCGATGCGAAGCTCAGAGCACTCGTCGAGAAGATCGCCGATGTCGAGCTGATTCTGACCGATAGCGATGTCGAGGCCCTCATTCTTGAGAATACGCTGATCAAAAAGCTGAAGCCTCGGTATAACGTCAATCTTCGTGATGACAAAACCTATCCGTGGGTGTGCATCACGAACGAGCCGTATCCCAAAGTATTTCCGACCCGCCGCAAACGTCATGACGGTTCTAAATATTTCGGTCCGTATACCGACGGGACGATGTTGCACTATGTGCTTCGCACATTGCGCGACATCTTTCCGTTGCGTACGTGCGAGTATGCGATCGATGCCGATTTCATCGCCCGAAAAAGGGCGCGCGTCTGTCTTGAATATCACATCAAACGCTGCGAAGGTCCGTGCGAAGGACTGGTAAGCCAGGAATCGTATGCTGCAATGATCAAGAAGGTCAGGCAATTCCTTGCCGGCCGCACACGCGATCTTGAAAAAGCACTTCGCGAAGAAATGCATCGGCATGCGGAGGAGATGCGCTTCGAAGAAGCAGCGAAGGTCCGAGACCAGATCACGATTCTTGCCGAGTATTCGAACAAGCAGAAAGTACTCAGCGAGGAACACACCGACCGCGACATCTTTGCCACAAGCGCGGATGACGATGATGCATGTGGTGTCGTCTTCAAAGTCCGCGACGGCAAACTTGTCGGTAAGCAGCAATTCTTTTTTACCGGTACCGAAGGCAAAAACGAACAGGAAATTCTCGAGGCACTGCTCGAGCGGTTTTATTCTACTACCGATTACATCCCTGAAGAAATATTCCTTCCGGTAGAACTTGAGGATACCGAAACGGTCGAGAAGTGGCTTGCACGTCGTTCGCGCGAACTCTCGAACGACGAAGACGCCGGCGCGATGAAGCCTCCGAAACTCATTGTGCCGAAGATCGGCGATAAGGTAAAACTTGTCGCGATGGCAGCAACGAACGCGAAATTCCTGCTTGGCGAGATCAAGATCCAAAAGCTCAAGCAAAGCGACTTTACTCCGCATGCCGTGAAGGCGTTGCAACGCGATCTGCATCTGTCAAAGCTGCCGAAGCATATCGAGTGCTTCGATAATTCTCATTTGCAGGGCACCGAGTACGTCAGCTCAATGGTCTACTTCGAGAACGGCAAACCGAAGAAGAATGAGTACCGGAAGTACAAACTTCGTACGATCGAAGGGAATGATGACTTCGCCGCGATGCGCGAAGTGGTCATGCGCCGGTACGGCCGTCTGCTCGATGAGAATGCAGAACTTCCGGATCTCATCATTATCGACGGCGGCAAAGGCCAATTGTCCAGTGCATACGAAGTATTGAGCGGCCTGGGGCTGAAGGATATTCCGGTTATCGGTCTTGCAAAACGGCTCGAAGAAGTATTCACCGTCGGTTCGAGCGAATCAATTCTGTTGCCACGTACGTCGAGCAGCTTGAAGTTATTACAGCATATTCGCGACGAGGCGCACAATTTTGCAATCACGTATCATCGTGTTCTGCGCGAAAAGCGTACGATCCGTACCGAACTCATGCAGATCCCTGGCATCGGGAAGAAGACGGCGATGAAATTATTAGAAGTCTTCGGTTCGGTTGATGGCGTACGGCATACCTCCGAGCCCGAGCTGGTGAGCGCTGTCGGCTTGAAGGCCACCAAACAGATTATTCAATATTTCAAAGAACAGGAGGCTATCGCACGTGCCCACAGCGATCACGATTCCAACTGA
- the mce gene encoding methylmalonyl-CoA epimerase: MATRISHLGIAVKDLAAAESLFAKLLGSGEIHHEIVEDQQVRIASFKVGESVIELTAPLSESSPISKFLEKRGEGIHHMALEVDDVAAELTRLKAEGVQLIDEAPRPGAHEMQIAFLHPKSTNGVLVELCQHTK, from the coding sequence ATGGCAACACGCATATCCCATCTTGGCATTGCTGTCAAAGATCTTGCAGCGGCTGAATCGTTGTTCGCGAAGCTGTTGGGCTCCGGCGAGATTCACCACGAGATCGTCGAAGACCAGCAGGTTCGCATCGCCTCGTTCAAAGTGGGCGAAAGCGTCATCGAGTTGACGGCGCCACTCTCGGAGTCGTCCCCGATCTCGAAATTCCTTGAGAAACGTGGCGAGGGCATCCATCACATGGCGCTCGAAGTGGATGATGTTGCCGCCGAACTTACCCGTTTGAAGGCCGAGGGGGTGCAATTGATCGACGAGGCTCCGCGACCCGGTGCGCATGAAATGCAGATTGCATTTTTGCATCCGAAGTCGACGAACGGTGTGCTCGTAGAATTGTGCCAGCATACGAAATAA
- a CDS encoding (2Fe-2S)-binding protein: MSHDHSGKSSLERHNEEMRVGGFSRWLFGAGGGTVVPTPTAAKHAHHDAPHVSEEFKGFFKDAPESTDSEYQKIRRERTVSADLSQINIPEGYVPITFVEDDIVVIAEKGSNLRQVCLENSVPLYSDVMTLLNCRGLGLCTSCRVSVDPADGISQPTAMEKVHLIRDNPKYRLACQCEVTGPVKVSTKPARDYGHLMRNFVRNISLFGVFTVIMLLVLTVIGFDVVGKWF, from the coding sequence GTGTCACACGATCATTCCGGAAAATCGAGTTTAGAGCGTCATAACGAGGAAATGCGCGTCGGCGGGTTCTCCCGCTGGCTCTTCGGTGCAGGCGGCGGCACGGTCGTCCCGACCCCGACTGCCGCAAAGCATGCCCACCATGACGCCCCGCACGTTAGCGAGGAGTTTAAGGGCTTTTTCAAGGATGCTCCGGAGAGTACGGATTCCGAGTACCAGAAAATCCGTCGCGAGCGTACGGTCAGCGCTGATCTTTCGCAGATCAATATTCCGGAAGGCTATGTCCCGATCACATTCGTCGAAGACGATATTGTCGTGATCGCCGAGAAAGGCTCGAATCTTCGGCAGGTCTGTCTTGAGAATAGTGTTCCGCTATACTCGGACGTGATGACCCTTTTGAATTGCCGAGGCCTGGGGCTCTGCACGTCGTGTCGCGTGTCGGTCGATCCGGCAGACGGGATCAGCCAGCCGACAGCGATGGAGAAGGTCCATCTGATCCGTGATAATCCGAAATACCGCCTCGCTTGTCAGTGCGAAGTCACAGGACCGGTAAAAGTCAGCACGAAGCCGGCTCGTGACTACGGCCACTTGATGCGCAACTTTGTCCGTAATATCTCACTCTTTGGAGTGTTTACGGTGATCATGTTGCTTGTCTTGACCGTCATCGGTTTCGATGTGGTTGGGAAGTGGTTCTAA
- a CDS encoding c-type cytochrome yields the protein MWIVTSLVSVAMVLASVRGVGFASVTDPPEHLKMRPLADIKIIDRGRTVFRLSCAPCHGTGGKGDGPMAANMVRVPTDLTKGVFANRSTICGELPLDYDIYHTVTSGIHNTAMPSFSSLSPEDRLAILEFIRSIAPKFRDTFWYPIIPVDFDDQVPMDAESITRGKAVYIQAKCGSCHGPEGKGDSPAVGVPNTLGKVMVKSDLTNRSDYRFSTDVRDLYRIFSSELDARKLSPHERWDLSNYVWSLRTGDAAHPPRR from the coding sequence ATGTGGATCGTCACGTCACTGGTATCTGTCGCAATGGTGCTTGCTTCGGTGAGGGGAGTCGGTTTTGCGTCGGTGACAGATCCGCCGGAGCATCTGAAGATGCGCCCCTTGGCCGATATCAAAATCATTGACCGGGGGCGTACGGTCTTTCGACTCTCCTGCGCACCCTGTCATGGGACAGGAGGAAAAGGCGACGGACCGATGGCAGCGAACATGGTACGTGTTCCAACGGATCTGACAAAAGGTGTCTTTGCGAATCGTTCGACGATCTGCGGTGAGTTGCCGCTCGACTACGATATTTACCATACGGTAACGAGTGGAATTCACAATACGGCAATGCCGTCGTTCTCGTCGCTTTCGCCGGAAGATCGTCTGGCAATACTCGAATTCATTCGCAGCATTGCTCCGAAATTTCGTGATACGTTTTGGTACCCCATCATCCCGGTCGATTTCGACGATCAAGTCCCAATGGATGCAGAAAGTATTACCCGTGGGAAAGCAGTATATATTCAGGCGAAGTGCGGATCGTGCCATGGGCCGGAAGGGAAGGGAGACAGCCCAGCCGTTGGAGTACCGAATACCTTGGGCAAGGTGATGGTCAAGAGCGACCTGACGAACCGATCCGACTACCGGTTCTCGACGGATGTCCGTGACCTGTACCGCATTTTCTCCTCCGAACTCGATGCTCGCAAACTCAGCCCCCATGAGCGGTGGGACCTCTCGAACTATGTCTGGTCGCTGCGCACAGGCGATGCTGCGCATCCTCCTCGCCGTTGA
- a CDS encoding c-type cytochrome yields MIPLTIRVVALLLAGAFALGGTTRPKNPVQVVENEADRAARGKVYFEWSCSPCHGVGGKGDGPIAANLRNLPRDLTLGVYKNRSTASGQLPTDYDIYRTITAGVHTSSMPPFAQLDPKVRWMLVAYVKTLSTRFSDSEEYPLDTVKLSKPLPVTPAGLAQGRKIYVAMKCYDCHGNFGRGDGPAAPTQHDDAGHYVVSTDLTNRSAYKFASNVSDVYRIFSTGLNGVPMPSYTNSLSDDERWHLANYVWALQNHEQYPAIGGIQ; encoded by the coding sequence ATGATACCGCTTACTATACGTGTAGTCGCGCTTCTGCTTGCCGGTGCCTTCGCGCTGGGAGGAACGACACGTCCGAAGAACCCGGTACAGGTTGTCGAGAACGAGGCCGACCGTGCAGCCAGAGGCAAGGTGTACTTTGAATGGTCATGCTCGCCATGTCATGGGGTAGGAGGTAAAGGCGACGGTCCGATTGCGGCAAACTTGCGCAATCTTCCGCGCGATCTGACACTCGGGGTGTATAAAAACCGTTCGACCGCCAGCGGTCAACTCCCGACCGATTACGATATTTATCGCACGATCACCGCAGGTGTGCACACATCGAGCATGCCGCCGTTCGCACAACTCGATCCGAAGGTGCGGTGGATGCTGGTCGCGTATGTCAAAACTTTATCGACACGGTTTTCGGATTCGGAAGAATATCCACTCGATACCGTCAAGCTCTCAAAACCGCTGCCGGTAACTCCCGCAGGGCTTGCCCAGGGACGCAAGATATACGTTGCAATGAAATGCTACGATTGTCACGGCAACTTTGGCAGAGGTGACGGACCGGCGGCCCCGACGCAGCATGATGATGCCGGACATTATGTGGTTAGTACCGACCTGACCAATCGCTCGGCGTACAAATTTGCATCGAATGTGAGCGATGTCTATCGCATATTCTCGACCGGGCTCAACGGTGTGCCGATGCCGTCGTACACTAATTCGCTCAGCGATGACGAACGCTGGCATCTGGCGAATTACGTGTGGGCACTGCAAAACCATGAACAATATCCGGCGATCGGAGGGATTCAGTAA
- a CDS encoding ATP-binding protein, with protein MTEEIIQSRVFPPDTSVLAELRRFVLQTGEMLGLADEALRQLALAVDEAATNVIRHVASHHPCSIGCACERDREHHEVIYEITWEDDKPFNPTAPDKETISKRVESKTPGGLGIFLMHHLVDDITFDYRDGKCIVKLIKRT; from the coding sequence ATGACTGAAGAGATCATCCAATCACGCGTATTCCCGCCGGATACTTCGGTGCTGGCGGAGCTTCGCCGGTTTGTGCTTCAGACGGGCGAGATGCTCGGTCTTGCCGACGAAGCGCTGCGCCAGCTTGCCCTTGCCGTCGATGAAGCCGCAACGAACGTAATCCGTCACGTCGCAAGCCATCATCCATGTTCGATCGGTTGTGCCTGCGAACGCGACCGCGAACACCACGAAGTGATCTACGAGATCACCTGGGAAGATGACAAGCCGTTCAATCCGACCGCACCGGATAAAGAAACAATCTCAAAACGTGTCGAATCCAAGACGCCGGGCGGACTCGGTATCTTCCTCATGCATCATCTCGTCGACGATATCACCTTTGACTATCGCGATGGTAAATGTATCGTCAAACTCATCAAGCGAACGTAA
- a CDS encoding STAS domain-containing protein, with protein MATTPSQFSVTQASSPTSGVAVVALSGQLDAHTAPEFERFLEQLVRHGHEHKIVLDFSSLEYISSAGLGVLMGFIEEVRSDGGDMKFGAVPEKIYHVLDLLGFPVVFTIAPTVEEAARSFAS; from the coding sequence ATGGCGACAACACCGTCACAATTTTCTGTCACCCAGGCTTCGTCGCCCACAAGCGGCGTTGCGGTCGTGGCGCTTTCGGGCCAACTGGATGCACATACTGCGCCGGAGTTCGAGCGATTTCTCGAACAACTCGTACGCCACGGACACGAACATAAGATCGTGCTCGACTTCTCGTCGCTCGAATATATTTCCAGTGCCGGGCTCGGTGTACTCATGGGCTTTATCGAGGAGGTCCGCTCCGACGGCGGTGACATGAAGTTCGGTGCGGTACCCGAGAAGATCTATCACGTACTCGACCTGCTCGGATTTCCGGTCGTCTTTACGATCGCACCGACCGTCGAAGAAGCAGCACGCTCATTTGCATCGTAA
- a CDS encoding SpoIIE family protein phosphatase, producing the protein MNEDTKEISVTSMVRQRYKAIAKGAATRSAFYALIGGLTFVIILVLNLVSYSLRTMQGLTLDVVRTALQLLTLFFFSRALDPLIFRYRDLSRRVGKPEASTIPVRALRWFVVALAVGELFSFLPDLFVLKLNTEYEAMVPNTVVSINIMGIVWLTGFAAIMVGFAKLLFLWQKTVEVRRKFVAWLIPIGLFGIAEYLRDRSILAGDMSSDIALYGLRFLVIFSTLFLWFRIDWIPHVSRKDKNRLLIFSALAVLLSTSVFISYATGLTGHLIERYAILLHSIILVSMLGMAAYFALIFFTALFSLSSTELVERRAAEVQSLAKLTRFSSDVLTSELLLDIPRLADQITALAREATKSDCAWLVLNFKPAFGAATGDTRVYRSFNNITQDITDYVVRTPHPQLRSSGVPKSLQDELATTNKPVLITTGDLLSASPSDPEFTLETLSSLIAIPLLHRDESRGAIYVAKTHEYGYDDEDVTVLTAFSDIASLALDTARLLADSIEKQKFDGELRAARSMQQSLLPSRVPDVPGFEISAISIPAYEVGGDYYDFTALWDGSPMVVIGDVSGKGISASIFMAEIKGIVQALAPMMMNLRELFVGTNDALMRNITEQGFRRAFVTLAAIAFKDNLLTYSRAGHTPLLIFEANGEYQYLQPKGMGVGFVGKNIFDTVLEQKQIALDPGETLILFSDGITEVRNADGEELGYVRFAEIVRGARFETTVAKMTDRILRDVLLFAGNAQFTDDATFVIIRKI; encoded by the coding sequence ATGAACGAGGATACAAAGGAGATATCGGTTACGTCGATGGTTCGACAGCGCTACAAGGCGATCGCCAAGGGCGCTGCTACCCGTTCGGCCTTCTACGCCCTGATCGGAGGGCTAACCTTTGTCATTATCCTTGTTCTGAATCTCGTCTCGTATTCGCTGCGGACGATGCAGGGGCTGACGCTGGACGTGGTGCGTACGGCACTGCAACTTCTCACGCTGTTCTTTTTCTCTCGCGCTCTCGATCCGCTTATTTTCCGCTACCGCGATCTCTCTCGCCGAGTAGGGAAACCGGAGGCAAGCACGATCCCGGTGCGGGCACTCCGGTGGTTCGTTGTTGCGCTGGCAGTCGGTGAGTTGTTTTCGTTTCTTCCTGATTTGTTCGTCCTGAAGCTCAATACCGAGTACGAGGCGATGGTCCCGAACACGGTCGTGAGTATCAATATCATGGGGATCGTGTGGCTCACGGGGTTTGCCGCAATCATGGTGGGGTTTGCGAAACTGCTGTTTCTGTGGCAAAAAACCGTGGAGGTACGGCGAAAATTTGTCGCCTGGCTGATCCCGATCGGATTGTTTGGCATCGCCGAATATTTGCGCGATCGTTCGATCCTGGCCGGAGATATGAGCAGCGACATCGCACTCTATGGTCTTCGATTCCTGGTGATCTTTTCCACATTGTTCCTGTGGTTTCGCATTGACTGGATTCCCCACGTCTCTCGCAAAGACAAGAACCGCTTGCTCATCTTCAGTGCACTGGCAGTATTATTGTCCACCAGTGTCTTCATCAGTTATGCGACTGGTCTTACCGGGCACCTCATCGAGCGATACGCGATCCTCTTGCACAGCATCATACTCGTATCGATGCTCGGTATGGCAGCGTACTTTGCCCTGATCTTCTTCACCGCGCTCTTTTCGCTCTCTTCGACCGAACTTGTCGAACGTCGCGCTGCCGAAGTACAATCGCTTGCGAAACTAACTCGCTTCAGCTCGGACGTTCTCACGAGCGAACTTCTGCTCGATATTCCGCGCCTTGCCGACCAGATCACGGCGCTTGCGCGTGAGGCGACAAAATCGGATTGTGCCTGGCTGGTGCTGAACTTCAAACCCGCGTTCGGTGCGGCAACCGGCGATACGCGAGTCTATCGCTCCTTCAATAACATCACGCAGGACATTACGGACTATGTGGTCCGTACACCACATCCGCAGCTTCGCTCGAGCGGTGTACCGAAATCATTGCAGGACGAGCTTGCAACGACGAACAAACCGGTGCTCATTACAACCGGCGACTTACTCTCCGCTTCGCCGTCGGATCCGGAGTTTACACTCGAGACGCTCTCCTCGTTGATTGCAATTCCGTTGCTGCACCGCGATGAATCGCGAGGAGCAATCTACGTTGCAAAAACACATGAATACGGATACGACGATGAGGATGTGACCGTTCTGACGGCATTCAGCGACATCGCATCGCTGGCGCTCGATACCGCAAGGTTGCTTGCCGATTCGATCGAAAAGCAAAAATTCGATGGCGAATTGCGAGCCGCCCGTTCGATGCAACAGAGCCTCCTACCGAGTCGCGTACCCGATGTACCCGGATTCGAGATCAGCGCGATCAGCATTCCGGCATACGAAGTTGGTGGCGATTACTACGATTTTACCGCGTTATGGGACGGTTCGCCGATGGTTGTCATTGGTGACGTTTCGGGCAAGGGAATTTCGGCATCCATCTTTATGGCCGAGATTAAAGGCATTGTGCAGGCGCTGGCGCCGATGATGATGAATCTTCGGGAGTTGTTCGTTGGAACGAACGACGCATTAATGCGTAATATCACCGAACAGGGGTTCCGCCGCGCGTTTGTGACGCTCGCGGCGATCGCATTCAAGGATAATCTCCTGACGTATTCGCGTGCGGGCCACACGCCACTTCTGATCTTCGAGGCGAACGGCGAATACCAATATCTCCAGCCGAAAGGCATGGGTGTAGGGTTTGTTGGAAAGAACATCTTCGATACAGTGCTCGAGCAAAAGCAAATCGCGCTCGACCCCGGCGAAACGCTGATTCTCTTCAGCGATGGCATCACCGAAGTACGAAATGCCGATGGCGAAGAACTCGGATACGTCCGATTCGCCGAGATCGTCCGCGGTGCGCGATTCGAAACGACCGTTGCGAAAATGACCGACCGAATCTTGCGCGATGTCCTGCTCTTCGCAGGCAATGCGCAGTTCACCGACGATGCCACATTTGTGATCATTCGAAAAATATAA